A region of the Candidatus Methylomirabilis oxygeniifera genome:
CGAGCGCCACCAGCTTGTTGTGGAGCCGAAAGCGGCGGATCTCGGCGCCCGCATAGATGGCCGGCAATTCGGCCACCCGGATGCGAGCCAGTACCTCGGCCAGTGCCTCATTGGCGGCGCGCTCATCTCGTGGTCGGACTTCCGGCTCACGTCTGGCAGGTACGGGCACGTCCGCCCGAATCATGTCCCGCGGGATCTCGATGTAGCCGGGACGCTTCGTGCGGAGGATACTGTCGATCACACGGTCCACCTCAGCAATGGCATGGGCCGGGTCATCGAGGGCCGTAGCGACGCCGGTGACCTCGCGGTAGACGCGGAGTTGGCTCTCGAAGTTTTTGACCCGGTGATGTAGGAGGGCATCGGGATCGCGATGGGCGATCTCCGGCGCGCCGGACAGGACGAGCACGGGCGATCGCTCGGCGTAGGCCTGCGCAGTCGCGTTCACCATATTGAGGGCGCCGGCGCCCCAGGTCACTGCCGCCACGCCCAGCCCCTGGACCCGCGCATAGGCGTCCGCCGCATACCCCACGGCCGGCTCATGGGTGAGGATCACCGGCTCGATCCCGGGCTCCTCCTCCAGAGCCCGGAAGAAGGGCAGGAAAAAATCACCCGGTAGGCCAAACACATGCCGTACCCCGGCTTCCTTAAATCGCTTAAACAGATACCGGCTCAGTTCCATGTCTTACCTTTTAACTCACAGCTATCGCGCGCGTCAACCCTGGTATTCTTCAGCCGCTACAATGATGGTTACAGCCTCGACACGCGTGATCGTTACTCGGAGGAACAGATCCAACGCCATCACTGTCACGTCGGGATCTCTTGCGTCCGCCCGCCGGCGAGCAGATGCCATGGCACGGCAATGATCTTCTCGTCCAGATAGTGTACGTCATCACCAGAATGAATCAAGACACCCGCTACTGTTTCCGGATATTCATCCAAAAACAGTCGTAGCCCTGCTGCATCGGTGTAGCGCGGGACAGCGCCAAGCTTGACCTCCACCGCTACCAACTTTCGCCCCTGTTCAATGACAAAGTCGATCTCTTTTCCGGTCACCGTCCGCCAATAGTACAGGTGCGGCCTGGGCACCAGCAATTGCATGAGCGCCCGCAGATGCAGCAGGATCAACGTCTCGAAGATGGCTCCCGCCTCTCGGGAGGCGTACAGGGCTTCAGCCTCGTGATGACCCGAAAGGTACGCCGCCAGCCCTGGGTCAACCCAATAGATCTTCGGAGACTTCATGATCCGCTTCGTACGATTGCGGGCAAATGCAGGCAGCCGCTCCAGCAGGCCGGTGGTCTCAAGCAGGTTGATATAGCGGTGCACGGTAGGCTGGCTCATCCCGATATCCCGAGCAACTTCAGTCTGATTAAGAACCTGACCGCTGCGCAGGGCAAGGGCTTGCATAAGCCGCCGGAAATCCGGTAACGCTTCGATCTGCGATACCTGGCGTAAGTCCCGCTCCAGATACGTCGTCACATAGCCTTCCCACCAGCGGATCCATGTCTGAGGTTGGGAAAGGGTCAATAGCGGAGGCATGCATCCGCGCAGCATGAGCGTCGGCAACTCCTCAGGCAATCGTTCGGTCCGCCTCTCGCCCGGCATCTTGCCCTTCAGTAGATTGAGGAGGAGGTTCGACGCCGGTCCTCCACGCATCTCTCCGAGAGCCATAGGGAGCAGGGACAAATACAGGGCACGGCCGGCCAGACTTTCACTGACTTGACGCATGAGAAGGAGATTGGCCGAACCGGAAAGGACGAAGCGTACCCTCCTGTGACGTCGGTCGACAGCCTGCTTTACAGCAGAGAGCATAGCCGGCGCCTTCTGCACCTCATCCAGGACCACCTGCTCTACCCCAGCCCAAAGGGCGGAGGGGTCCATCCTGGCTTGACGTAACACATCGAGGTCATCGAGACTGATATAGCGCCAGTGGGAGAAGGGTGTTTCGTGCTGTAGGAAAGTGCTCTTACCGACCTGCCTGGCACCCGACAGGACGACCACAGGGTGATCGGTGACGCCAGATTGCACGACGGGAGCGATCCAGCGCGGTCTATATTGAAATTCAAGCTCTGAATGTATATCATTCATATCATGAATGATATACATTCAGATAATACTTGTCAAGCCGTTCGCCCCGTCGCCGTCGGTTCCCGGTACCAGGTCCGCAAAGACGAAGCCGTCACGGGTGACCACCTCTCCGAGGCTGACCGGGATCGGACGGGCGAACATCGGCCCTGCGCAGGCGAAGGTGTGAAACTCCCCCCGCTCGCCACAGGGATCGACCTCACCGGGCAATTCATCCAGCAGGGCGCCATCGAACGAGCGTCCTGCATACGAGGGGGAGAGCCTCTTCAGATCGACGCACGTGATCCGAGCCCCGAGACCAGCGCTCACCATCTCGCGGGCAAGGGTTCGCG
Encoded here:
- a CDS encoding ATPase, with product MNDIHSELEFQYRPRWIAPVVQSGVTDHPVVVLSGARQVGKSTFLQHETPFSHWRYISLDDLDVLRQARMDPSALWAGVEQVVLDEVQKAPAMLSAVKQAVDRRHRRVRFVLSGSANLLLMRQVSESLAGRALYLSLLPMALGEMRGGPASNLLLNLLKGKMPGERRTERLPEELPTLMLRGCMPPLLTLSQPQTWIRWWEGYVTTYLERDLRQVSQIEALPDFRRLMQALALRSGQVLNQTEVARDIGMSQPTVHRYINLLETTGLLERLPAFARNRTKRIMKSPKIYWVDPGLAAYLSGHHEAEALYASREAGAIFETLILLHLRALMQLLVPRPHLYYWRTVTGKEIDFVIEQGRKLVAVEVKLGAVPRYTDAAGLRLFLDEYPETVAGVLIHSGDDVHYLDEKIIAVPWHLLAGGRTQEIPT